Proteins from one Scyliorhinus canicula chromosome 6, sScyCan1.1, whole genome shotgun sequence genomic window:
- the lyrm2 gene encoding LYR motif-containing protein 2, translating to MAAGRFPAGVLSFKQFMHRQKVLSLYRKILKVIDQIPNEGDKQYLKNWARQDFKKNKNATDEDAVRMMFTHGNLQLKELENMLQLTK from the exons atggcggcgggcaggtTCCCTGCCGGTGTCCTGAGCTTTAAACAG TTCATGCATCGACAGAAGGTTCTGAGTTTGTACAGGAAGATTTTAAAAGTCATTGATCAGATTCCAAATGAAGGGGATAAACAGTATCTTAAAAATTGGGCAAGGCAAGATTTCAAAAAGAATAAAAATGCTACAGATGAA GATGCAGTGCGAATGATGTTCACCCATGGAAACCTGCAACTTAAGGAGCTAGAAAACATGCTTCAATTAACAAAATAA